Proteins encoded by one window of Vitis vinifera cultivar Pinot Noir 40024 chromosome 10, ASM3070453v1:
- the LOC100254898 gene encoding uncharacterized protein LOC100254898 isoform X2: MREEVMSSGDAIDPSPAASSAGASSPAVPTNVGSIDWSSHGHGSKAASLSCIGSQQPRTSLSTSAGGSALGSSRTSCRPWERGDLLRRLATFKPSNWFGKPKVASSLACAQRGWINVDVDKIMCESCGAYLSFVSLPSGTPAEVDSAGEAFGKELDTEHKVNCPWRGNSCPESMVQFPPTPQSALIGGYKDRCDGLLQFPSLPIVAASAVEQMRASRGSQIERLLSQSQNFMGGEVDFRSESIPELEASRDGVIYLYSRAQKLISLCGWEPRWLPNVQDCEEHSAQSARNGCSFGPTQAQVHLSLDPGPSKNAVSASAKKDTGKNKMLAVESRCESRSPLLDCSLCGATVRIWDFLTVPRPARFAPNSIDIPDTSKKMALTRGASAASGVSGWVAADDMEKEQTEDRDEVATTNEGKLLPNTDVDLNLTMAGGLSFTQMGRTAMSENMHDADMGRDLMIGQPSGSEVGDRAASYESRGPSSRKRSLEIGASSDDRPHLRMQQADSIEGTVIDRDGDEVTDGRQYSAGPSKRARDSDIFDTYCSPYNRDSSGAGPSHSLGFEIYADANKGVPFRQGSDQVVGISSARDSTRASSVIAMDTIGHSANENSMESVENYPGDIDDVQFPSSSIYGNLDMNDTSEMNYSNQAQQSICFQPAAEVVPGEMGVSSTNDGEEIFNAEIVTAQARDGFSFGISGGSVGMCASHEAEIHGTDISVHRADSVVGDVEPRTEDAENQGQTGESAPGPGLMDEIVPEEMNREDPHGDSQEMLSRSVGRADSGSKIDGSAKAESVESGEKIGQSHKLPQENNNLPSFSCNAIVYSGQETSKKEVTRGGKASLRKDSEDLELDYAAANGIGPPKGESNYEEAIEFDPIIHHNQFCPWVNGNVAAAGCSNGGSSSTADIVAHCGWQLTLDALDALRSLGHLPIQTVQSESAASLYKDNHQTPGGKLRGPQSASKSHGQP, translated from the exons ATGAGGGAGGAGGTTATGAGCTCTGGGGATGCTATTGATCCCTCTCCAGCTGCTAG TTCTGCGGGGGCCTCTTCACCTGCTGTTCCGACGAATGTTGGAAGCATAGATTGGTCCAGTCATGGTCATGGCTCCAAAGCTGCTTCTTTATCTTGCATTGGTTCACAACAGCCTCGGACTTCCTTGAGCACAAGTGCTGGTGGTTCTGCTCTTGGGTCATCACGAACTTCATGCAGGCCCTGGGAAAGAGGGGATTTACTAAGGCGCTTGGCTACCTTTAAGCCTTCAAATTGGTTTGGAAAGCCAAAG GTTGCCAGCTCATTGGCTTGTGCTCAGAGAGGTTGGATAAATGTCGATGTTGATAAGATTATGTGTGAATCATGTGGTGCATACTTAAGTTTTGTCTCATTACCATCTGGGACACCTGCTGAAG TTGATAGTGCTGGTGAAGCCTTTGGGAAGGAGCTGGATACTGAGCACAAAGTTAATTGTCCATGGAGAGGAAATAGCTGCCCAGAAAGCATGGTGCAGTTTCCCCCAACTCCTCAGTCAGCCCTGATTGGTGGTTACAAGGACAGATGTGATGGCCTTTTGCAGTTCCCATCTCTTCCTATTGTAGCTGCATCTGCAGTTGAGCAGATGCGGGCTTCTCGTGGCTCACAGATCGAGCGCCTTTTGTCccaatctcaaaattttatggGTGGGGAAGTAGATTTTCGATCTGAGAGTATACCAGAACTTGAAGCCTCCCGAGATGGGGTGATCTATTTATATTCTCGG GCCCAGAAACTTATAAGCCTGTGTGGATGGGAGCCAAGATGGCTTCCAAATGTTCAAGACTGCGAAGAGCATTCTGCTCAATCAGCTAGAAATGGATGTTCTTTTGGCCCTACCCAAGCACAAGTTCATCTTTCACTGGATCCTGGACCGAGCAAGAATGCAGTCTCTGCTTCAGCAAAAAAAGACACTGGAAAGAATAAAATGTTAGCTGTGGAGTCCAGATGTGAATCTAGGTCTCCTTTGTTAGATTGTAGTCTGTGTGGTGCTACTGTCAGAATATGGGATTTCCTTACTGTTCCTCGACCTGCTCGTTTTGCTCCCAACAGCATTGATATTCCTGATACAAGCAAAAAAATGGCATTGACACGTGGGGCAAGTGCAGCCAGTGGAGTCAGTGGCTGGGTCGCTGCTGATGATATGGAGAAAGAACAGACCGAAGATCGTGATGAAGTTGCTACCACTAATGAGGGAAAATTACTCCCAAACACGGATGTTGATTTGAATCTTACAATGGCTGGAGGCTTATCTTTTACTCAGATGGGTAGGACAGCAATGTCTGAAAATATGCATGATGCTGATATGGGAAGGGATCTAATGATAGGACAGCCTTCTGGTAGTGAGGTTGGTGATCGTGCAGCATCATATGAATCACGGGGCCCAAGTTCTCGTAAGCGGAGTTTGGAAATAGGTGCCAGTTCAGATGATAGGCCACACTTAAGGATGCAGCAGGCTGATAGCATTGAAGGAACTGTCATTGATCGTGATGGTGATGAAGTCACAGATGGTAGACAATACTCAGCTGGACCTTCAAAACGTGCTCGTGACTCTGATATATTTGACACATACTGTTCACCATATAATAGAGACTCATCCGGTGCTGGCCCAAGCCATTCATTGGGTTTTGAAATTTATGCAGATGCCAACAAAGGAGTTCCATTTCGACAAGGAAGTGATCAAGTTGTTGGAATTTCATCTGCTAGAGATTCAACACGTGCATCATCTGTTATTGCCATGGATACAATTGGCCACAGTGCAAATGAAAACTCTATGGAAAGTGTTGAAAACTATCCTGGTGATATTGATGATGTTCAGTTCCCTTCTTCTAGCATATATGGTAACCTGGATATGAATGACACATCTGAAATGAATTATAGTAATCAAGCACAGCAGAGCATTTGTTTCCAACCTGCTGCTGAAGTAGTTCCTGGAGAAATGGGGGTCAGCAGTACTAATGATGGTGAAGAAATCTTCAATGCAGAAATTGTGACTGCTCAAGCTAGGGATGGGTTTAGTTTTGGAATTAGTGGAGGAAGTGTTGGGATGTGTGCCAGTCATGAAGCTGAAATTCATGGAACAGATATATCTGTCCATAGAGCAGATAGTGTTGTTGGTGACGTGGAACCAAGAACAGAAGATGCTGAAAATCAGGGTCAGACAGGGGAATCTGCCCCAGGCCCTGGGCTAATGGATGAGATTGTCCCCGAGGAAATGAACAGGGAGGATCCTCATGGTGATAGTCAGGAGATGTTATCTCGATCTGTAGGCAGGGCGGATAGTGGCTCAAAAATTGATGGTTCTGCCAAGGCTGAATCTGTTGAAAGTGGTGAGAAGATTGGTCAAAGCCACAAGTTACCTCAAGAAAACAACAACCTCCCTTCTTTTTCTTGCAATGCCATTGTGTACTCTGGTCAGGAAACATCCAAGAAAGAGGTTACAAGGGGTGGGAAAGCATCACTTAGAAAAGACTCTGAAGACCTAGAGTTAGATTATGCAGCTGCGAATGGGATTG GTCCACCAAAAGGGGAAAGCAACTATGAAGAAGCTATAGAATTTGATCCAATCATCCATCACAACCAATTCTGCCCTTGGGTGAATGGAAATGTTGCTGCTGCTGGCTGTAGTAATGGTGGTTCCAGTTCCACTGCAGACATTGTTGCCCATTGTGGGTGGCAGCTGACATTAGATGCTTTAGATGCCTTGAGATCACTGGGGCATCTTCCCATCCAAACAGTACAATCGGAGTCAGCAGCATCTTTATACAAG GACAATCACCAAACTCCTGGTGGAAAACTGCGGGGACCCCAATCAGCAAGCAAAAGCCATGGGCAGCCTTGA